TAAATAATATTTTGCTATTTCCATAATTATTATTGTTATGAATAAATTCAATAGCACTTCTTGCATTCCAATATGCCGGTCCATCTGCCCCTATACTTTTTTCATAATCAATATCCGTATATATTTCTCCTAATCCTATTCCATATCTTATCTTAATAGGATCCATTCTGTAAGATATATAATCCAACATTTTGAAGATCTCTAAATTTGGTTTCATTAATACTTGAAATTCATCTCCTAAAGTAATAGTCCATTTAGATACTATATAATTTTTATAGGACATATTTATTTCTTTTATTATTTTATTTAACTCTTCTTGAACTTTTATTCTGTATTCTATATTTCTTGAGTCTATTATATCACCAATAATAGCTAATAATTTTTGATTTCCCATTGCAATAACCCTCTCTATAATATGTTAAATTTATTATATCATAGGTTCACATTAGTTGCAGTTATACATGCAATAAATAAAAGTTGCATGTATAACTGCAACCTTTATTTGGGTGTATTATTTACTTTTAACGTTTCAATTATTGTAGGTGGATTGTAATTCAAGATATCTTTAATTGATAATTTATAACTTTTCTTGTTAATATATTTGTGTAGTTGAATCTTTAATCCTATAAAATTTTCCAGATTCTAAATCATCTTACGATTCTACATATTTAACTTTAAATCCAACGAGTTTCAACTACTATAGTACCTGGCATCTTCCAGTTTCCAATAAATTCTTCCTTATTTTCCACTAAGGTATTGAAGCCACTTACAAAGGCTTTATATAAGACTTCCTCATCTAAGTACTTATTTTTACACCTTATTTCGCTCTTCTTCCTATTTTAAAATAAATCTTATCCCGTATTATTTGTTCTTACACACCTTTTATTCCCATTTAAAGAATAATTAAAAAGTATAGAAATAATTAAAATATTTAATGTTAACTACTGTATTC
This region of Tissierellales bacterium genomic DNA includes:
- a CDS encoding SatD family protein; this translates as MGNQKLLAIIGDIIDSRNIEYRIKVQEELNKIIKEINMSYKNYIVSKWTITLGDEFQVLMKPNLEIFKMLDYISYRMDPIKIRYGIGLGEIYTDIDYEKSIGADGPAYWNARSAIEFIHNNNNYGNSKILFRGKTKSDNIINHLLSYTDWMKENWTNTQKEVLYTLLESGIYSENFEQKALAKKLNISESAMSRRVKTSGIRLYLSSKNSIAKEIEYIGGDKDR